ATATACTCTCATCATATCAAGGTATCCAGTAATGACATTAATCAATGGTAACTGATCAAAAGACTTTTCGTATTCTGCTTGCTCGCTAATTATCATAATGGATGTAACCTCTTCTTTTTTTGGGGCCAAGGGTATCGATGGAGCACGTGAAATATCTAAAAAAACTGGTTCCCCAAACTCTTGGTTGCGGCCAATAATGTTTTTCATTATGGCTATTTGTTTTTCAAAATCAACAGTCCTACTATTAAGGCGTCTGGATTGTTTATTTTCGCGATCGTTTTCATATCTCTGGTTAGACAATGAAAAGTATTCATAAATGCACTTGAGTAAATTTCGGTTTTTATAATCTCTTGCAAGTTTCACGGCAAAAGAATCCATAGGTCTTGACTTTGACGATCGAAAATTGCACAACAATTCAAGGACCTTTTCGTCATGCAAATTAAAGAAATCCTCAAGGGAATCAAAATCAGTCAGGTGAAGTGACTGATTGAGATGTTTCATCGAATGCAATATCATAACTTCGCCTGACCTAACTGTTTTGTGAAAATATACTGACTTAAACATCTGATATCGTGAGATTAGCATCGACTCGTACGAATATAATGCGGATTTATTTATCCCCAATACTTTTGAAGAAGAAACTTCCAGAGAATTAATAATTCTAAAATAATCTACTTTTCCATATTCAGTTCCTGAAAAATAACTGTCACGCGGCAGGTAATCCATCAAATCTACAGATAATCCGCCAGAAATTACTTCATTTAAGAAACCCAACTTATGTTTCCCAAAACTCAAAGAAGATATAGTAACAGGATTGTATCCATTTTGTTTAACAATATCAGAAATTTTGGTTTCTAAGATTATTCTCTCGCCGAGGTTTTCGTGAGAACTATTTTTAGAATCTTTTAAAATTTCCTCAAATAGATGAGAATATGGACCGTGTCCAACATCATGTAAAAGGGCTGCTAACCTAAGCTGCTGGATTAAATCGATATCTGTAAAGTAACCCTTATCAAATAATGTTTGGCCTGCCATCCCGGCCAAGAACATTGAGCCCAAAGAATGCTCAAATCTGGAATGAAGTGCCCCTGGATAAACAAGATGTGCACCAGCCAACTGACGAATTCTCCGGAGTCTTTGAAAAATGTCGGTATCAATGATCTCCTTCTCAACATGTGTAAATTTTATGTTTTTATGTATTGGATCAGTAATTTCTCCAACGTATTTCAAAACCATTATTCTTCACCACTTTCTTGATCCATGTTCTAAATAGTTAGTGTTCTCCTATAATTTCAAGGATTGAATTAAAAACAATCTCTTTAGAATTATCCGAATGTAAAACATGCCAATTAAATTTTTTAGCCAGTTCAAGATAATTATTTCTTACTTTATCCAAGAACTCTAGATTTTTCTCAAAATCATCAAGGACAAAATTATTTGCAATACCTCGTAAATACGAAACACGAGGATTTACATCGAGTATTATAGTAACGTCTTCTTTTGGCATGCCCTTATCCAGGACAGACAACCAATCAATGTTTAATCCATTGGCAAGGCCATAAACTAGATTGGATTGACAATATCTATTTAAGATAATTGTTTTTCCAGACTTCAAGGCCTCTAAAATACGTTCTTTTTTCTCCCATCTATTTGCTGAAAGAAGCATGTGTTTTGTTTGGGCGTTGTATTGGACCTTGCCATCTAAAAAGGACCGTATTAATGCTCCTATTTTGGTAGTGTAATCTGGAAAGCTAAATAATTCTATTTGACCGGTATGTTTATCATTGAGGTACTCCTGCAACAAATGAGCTTGGGTTGTTTTGCCTGATTTGTCAAGGCCTTCTAGTACAATGATTTTACCCTTGTGTTCCATGATTACACTTTATCCCTTGACCTAAACATAAGTAATATGTGAAAAAGTTTTAATTTATAAATCCTTTAGATTAAACTACAGCATTGAAACTTGGATTTATCAAACCTGTGATCATTTTAGCTAGTATTTATGTCTTGATATACTTTGCATTTTCTGCTGGAGTAATAAATGCAATTATAGAAGGCCATGATTATAATCAGGCTGTTTTTTTACCATCTCGAGCAGTGCAAAACAATTATGAGACAATGATAGGGATTGTTTTGTTGGTATTTGGGTTTGTTGGTGCCCTTATTGCTGTCAAGGCATTTAATGTAGAAAAACTGCATGAAAAATATGCCTTGTTGGGTTCCGGCTTTTTGATAATGATGGTATCTTTAATCTTTATGTACAAAATAATGGAACTAAAGGCCTAAAGAATCAACTTATGAATCTGTTATAGGTTCTTTTTTATTTTCCGCGTATGCGGAAATTTAGGAAAACCAGTTAAAGTTTTGTAAGCAAGACCATGAGTTTTTTTTAAGATTGTTATGAACAAATCATCTTTATCGTGAAAATATTCCAGTAAAGAAACCAAGTTCGATATCCTCCTAAAATGATTATTTTCTTGGTAAGGAAACGCATCAGTAGTAATCGTTTCAAACATCAATCGATCGATGCTGCTTTGTGACTGATATGATGTGATTACTACGGGTATATCCTTTTTAGAGTGACATTCAAATATTATTTTTATTAGATTAAGACTTTTGTATCCAGAGTGTTTTGTCGTATTACGATTCAACCTGGCCATACTTTTGGTGCTGTCCGCATTTTTTTTGTCATTGTTGGAAACTACATTCTCATTAAAATTAAAGTAATCTAACAATCCATTTAACGAATCTATTACAATGAGTGAATTGCATTTATCGTATTCAATAAGCTTGGTGATCATTGCATCATGGGTTATTTGGTATGGAAGAAATATCTCAAGACTAGGATGAGGATCACAATTTGGACATAATAGCTGATTATTTTCTAGGCAAGATAATTGGGTGTCGAAATCCATAAGCAATATATTCCAACTTCTAAATTCGGTGACTAATTTCTCTATTAAGGTTATTTTAGCATTTATATCATAATAATACATTAAATTTATCCCACTTGAGATTATAGGATATAGGAATGAGGATAGTATTTTAGCTCACCTTAAATAATAATGGCTAATCTGATATATATTGAGTAACCAAGAGAATATGACTTTTTTTGATAAAGAAATGTTAGAAAGCATCAGTACAGATTTTTATATAACCAAGAAGAAAATCTATTTGAATAATGGTTCGATTACCCCTCTTCCCATTTCCACTATCAAATCAATAACAGATTTTAACATACGATATTCTGAAGTTGGACCAGATTCTAAAGAGTTTACAGGTTATTTGGACGAACTTAAATTGGAGACACGAAAACGGGTAGCGGATCTCTTAAATGGGCACGAAGATGAGATTATTTTTACCCAAAGTACTACAGAAGGAATC
This Candidatus Nitrosocosmicus oleophilus DNA region includes the following protein-coding sequences:
- a CDS encoding HD domain-containing protein, producing MVLKYVGEITDPIHKNIKFTHVEKEIIDTDIFQRLRRIRQLAGAHLVYPGALHSRFEHSLGSMFLAGMAGQTLFDKGYFTDIDLIQQLRLAALLHDVGHGPYSHLFEEILKDSKNSSHENLGERIILETKISDIVKQNGYNPVTISSLSFGKHKLGFLNEVISGGLSVDLMDYLPRDSYFSGTEYGKVDYFRIINSLEVSSSKVLGINKSALYSYESMLISRYQMFKSVYFHKTVRSGEVMILHSMKHLNQSLHLTDFDSLEDFFNLHDEKVLELLCNFRSSKSRPMDSFAVKLARDYKNRNLLKCIYEYFSLSNQRYENDRENKQSRRLNSRTVDFEKQIAIMKNIIGRNQEFGEPVFLDISRAPSIPLAPKKEEVTSIMIISEQAEYEKSFDQLPLINVITGYLDMMRVYTTTEKRKFFESMLKDAENQNF
- the tmk gene encoding dTMP kinase, yielding MEHKGKIIVLEGLDKSGKTTQAHLLQEYLNDKHTGQIELFSFPDYTTKIGALIRSFLDGKVQYNAQTKHMLLSANRWEKKERILEALKSGKTIILNRYCQSNLVYGLANGLNIDWLSVLDKGMPKEDVTIILDVNPRVSYLRGIANNFVLDDFEKNLEFLDKVRNNYLELAKKFNWHVLHSDNSKEIVFNSILEIIGEH